One window of the Dendropsophus ebraccatus isolate aDenEbr1 chromosome 12, aDenEbr1.pat, whole genome shotgun sequence genome contains the following:
- the UBASH3B gene encoding ubiquitin-associated and SH3 domain-containing protein B isoform X3 has product MAFVCISLQERWILWLKALASTGGRSVQAACDWLFSHVDDPFLDDPLPREYVLYLRPMGPLAQKLSDFWQQSKQLCGKNKAHNIFPHITLCQFFMCEDKNVDALCEALQTTVSRWKSKFPNPLPLELYTSSNFIGLFVNEDCAEVLKKFAADFAEEALMKTDVRVEPHKKQLHVTLAYHFQANHLPTLEKLAQNIDLNLGCDWVATIFSRDIRYINHETLQVLYPYIPQNDDELELVPGDFIFMSPGEQSNTSEGWIYGFSLATGCSGLLPENYVTKADECGTWVFHGSYSLLNTVSAISYPLSDGVLDRRQDDHGLVDTASLTIICPPMQPLRINSHPGPKKRCLFVCRHGERMDVVFGKYWLSQCFDAKGRYIRTNLNMPSSLPQRSGGCRDYEKDAPITVFGCTQAKLVGEALLESNTSVDFVYCSPSLRCVQTAQNILKGLKQDNKGKIRIEPGLFEWTKWVSGTTLPAWLTPAELASANLSVDTTYRPHIPINKLVVSETYETYMNRSYQVTKDILGDCRSKDASSSSGNNILIVAHASSLEACTRQLQGLTPQNSKDFVQVVRKIPYLGFCCCEELGESGLWQLTDPPILPLTHGPTGGFNWRETLLQE; this is encoded by the exons GCTGAAGGCTTTGGCGtccacaggagggagaagcgtccaggccgcctgtgattg GCTCTTCTCCCATGTAGACGATCCATTCTTGGATGACCCACTGCCCCGGGAGTATGTCCTGTACCTGCGGCCGATGGGCCCCCTCGCCCAGAAACTCTCTGACTTCTGGCAGCAATCCAAGCAGCTGTGCGGGAAGAACAAGGCGCACAACATATTCCCGCACATCACGCTCTGCCAGTTCTTTATG TGTGAAGATAAGAACGTGGACGCACTGTGCGAAGCTTTACAGACCACCGTCTCCCGCTGGAAATCCAAATTCCCTAATCCCCTGCCCCTGGAGCTATACACCTCCTCCAATTTCATCGGTCTCTTCGTGAACGAGGACTGCGCTGAGGTTCTTAAGaaatttgcagcggattttgccgAAGAAGCTTTGATGAAAACAG ATGTCCGGGTGGAGCCGCACAAGAAGCAGTTACACGTGACGCTGGCGTATCACTTCCAAGCCAATCACTTGCCCACCCTGGAAAAGTTGGCGCAGAACATTGACCTAAACCTGGGATGTGACTGGGTGGCGACAATATTTTCTCGAGACATCCGATATATCAATCATGAG ACGTTGCAGGTTCTGTACCCATATATACCGCAGAATGATGACGAGCTGGAGCTGGTGCCCGGTGACTTCATCTTCATGTCTCCGGGCGAGCAGAGTAACACCAGCGAGGGCTGGATCTACGGCTTCTCTCTGGCCACTGGATGCTCCGGTCTGTTACCCGAAAACTATGTCACCAAAGCCGATGAGTGTGGCACCTGGGTATTCCATGG GTCGTACTCCCTCCTTAACACAGTGAGCGCCATCTCGTACCCTCTCAGTGACGGAGTACTGGACAGACGGCAGGATGACCATGGACTGGTGGACACAGCGTCACTCACCATTATCTGCCCGCCTATGCAG CCCCTGAGAATTAATAGTCATCCAGGTCCCAAGAAGCGATGCTTATTCGTGTGTCGACACGGTGAACGGATGGACGTGGTGTTCGGGAAATATTGGCTGTCGCAGTGTTTTGATGCTAAAG GTCGCTATATCCGGACAAACCTGAATATGCCATCCAGCTTACCGCAGAGAAGTGGGGGATGTAGGGACTATGAGAAGGACGCCCCCATCACAGTCTTTGGCTGCACACAAGCAAAACTTGTCG GAGAAGCTTTGCTGGAGAGTAACACTTCTGTAGATTTTGTATATTGTTCCCCATCGTTGCGCTGTGTCCAAACTGCACAAAACATACTCAAAG GGCTCAAACAAGACAATAAGGGCAAAATCCGCATCGAGCCAGGTCTATTTGAATGGACCAAGTGGGTGTCCGGCACCACCCTCCCCGCCTGGCTCACCCCGGCTGAACTAGCGTCTGCAAATCTCAGTGTTGATACAACGTACAG ACCTCATATACCGATCAATAAGCTGGTGGTGTCCGAGACGTACGAAACCTATATGAACCGCAGCTACCAAGTGACCAAGGACATTCTGGGTGATTGTAGAAGTAAAG ATGCTTCTTCCTCCTCAGGTAATAACATCCTGATTGTCGCCCACGCCTCATCTCTGGAGGCCTGCACCCGACAGCTACAGGGTCTCACGCCGCAGAACTCCAAGGACTTTGTGCAGGTTGTCAGAAAG